TCCACTGTAGTGTCAATTGATATTGTCATAACATTCTTCACATTAAACAGAAACAAATTATCTGGAATATAAGTGGAAATACACATTACCTGAACACCCAAACTGGTATTTTGTGCTCTACAATTCTCTGAAGTAATGGCAAGATGTTGATGTTGCCATCCTTATTGCTGTAGTTCAGCACACTGGCACATGTAAATGTTCAATATGAGTTAGACTTGGAAACTAAGGCCTGTTCACTAAATACTATTTGGCATTCTATACATgataaatattttctaaaaaaatttcaaatcatCGGTAGTTTCATTAGAAAAATATCTATTTGAAATTTTACTAGAAGGGCCTACAGTTATACTCATCGAGTCCGTACTTACAGCATCCGAAGTACTTAGAAGAAACAGATAATAGACAGAAGTTGACAGATAAATACTTACTCGCTGCACATGCTCCAGCCATAGGGCAAATGTGTTCTGTTAGCATGAAGAGCTTGCTGCACTTCTGGAAGGTTGAAATAGAAATACCTTTCGTAAGTCATACAAACATCCACACCTACACTCATTTTAGTCACCTGCATAGAACAACAATTCAGTCATACCACAAGGGACCATATGTTCTCAAGTAGAAGATTGTATCAACAAGAGTAAGCATACATATTTCCGCAGCCGTAGCTCCTGCATCACAATTGATGGGTAGCACACATCAAGAATAACATCGTAATTGTTCACATAATCCCCAACTATACTGTTTGCCTCTGCAATGGCATCATTGCATGACTTGCTCTCATTGTGGGGGTTGCTAAAGGTATAGTCCTCAAAATCACAACTGTGGCTGATTGATAGAAATATTTCGTCAGAGATCATGCCATGGGACCAGAAATACTCATATGTTGCGGGGACATCTCTGTCAAGCTTGAGAAGCGGATTCCCGATCTATTCAAGGTAATATCAGAGTTACAGAAAACATTTAGAAGAACAAAGTTAACAAATATTGACCAATGTGCGATCAAATTCTTACAGCTACTCCCTTGATGTTGAATTTGAACCCATTTGATTTCTCATTATGCGTGAGAAGTACATCGGTGAGTTGTGGTATATAATGCCCTGTATTATTCGCCAATCATTCAAAGTGCACGACAGAATTTAAACATTTAAATGTGAAATAAGACTCAGGAATACTCTCTGACCTGCATAGCTCTCTCCACTAAGAAGTAGCGCTCTTGACCTGTATTCAGGGAACTTCTTGTACCATCCCAACAGAAATTTGTACATGTCATTAGCTGCATAGTTGAGCAGGCATACAAGTCAGGCCAACATATTCAAGTTTAACTGGTCCTTTTCATCTGAAGAAACATCATTAGAACTTACCGGTCCGTGCATCGCCAGTATTGTAATCTGATGAAGTGTTGGAGTAGGACCATCCAACTCCAGCCGGTGATTCAACAAATAGAAGATTGGATACTGCAAAATTTGAGGTAAAGTAACACAGTTAGAGCTAAAGCTACATTTTTTATGCACTCTGAAAACATGTGCTGGGTGGAGATAAGTTTAACCTTTGTTCCAAGACTTCTTGTTCAATCTCAGGCCTCTGCCATCTCCTCTCGGATAAAATGGGCCGAGCTCTGTGAACGCGCCACCTCCAACCGAAGAACATCCAGGACCTGATAATAAGACGGCCAGCGGTTATAAATCAGTTAATCTTACAGCAAACATTGGCAATCAGCAAGTCACATTTGATTCTGTAGCATTAACGTTGTTCACAGTTCATTATGTGACAATGTATTGTTCCATGGAGAAAATTCACCCCTAACTTTATTTTGTGCATGGATTGATGGAGATGAAACCAAATGATACCTAAAACTGGTCTAAAAATGCTACCTAAAACTTTAGGTAGTCTTTTGCTACATGGAAATCATTTCTTTAGGTAGTCTTTTGCTACATGGAAATCAAATGATGCATCACTTCTTTTTAAATGCTCTAGGACCACATCAGACAGACACCAATGAGGCAAGGGTCCAAGGACACATGGTGACCTCAAAGATACCCTGTTCCTCCTTTGCAAGTTGCAaagtagtaggagtactagtgAAAAGGATAtcaacatgcaagttaaaattatttttgatttcttttttcttggaAGGTGTAGAGCAGATGTAGTTCTTTTTATGTTTCCAGTTCAGGAAACACCTCCTGCCATCATAGTCCCCTGATGAACAAACATGGAGAATATATATGAACaaaatgaaaatagaaaaaaaaatacatttttgcaTCTGAGAAGAGATCAGAGAAGATGGTAAATGGAAGCTCATTTCCTGGCTTCACAACTCAtaaaatggcaaaaaaaaaaaagctgtctCCATTAAAATATTAATGGAACAGTAGTACACAGTACCATTGACAATGACAACTCCAATTCCATCTGTTCATGGAAAGAATTCAGAAATAGTTGCACAAACAGTGGAGATCCAAACGGATACAAAAAGAAAACCATACTAGAAGGAATCAACCGAAAGCCATGCACATAAAGGGAGCAATCTCTATCAAACAACAGTGAGACTCTACCATCTCCACAGTAGAGAACCAGCATTACCTCCATAAGAAAAATTCAGAAGAAAACAATCAGGGAAAGTTCAGAGAACCGAGTGAGACACTAACATGCAGCAAGAGACAAAAAATCAAGGAAGAAATCCACACCAATCTCCAAgattaaaacaaaacaaaacaaatccaaacCTCTCTTCGAAAATCACATCTCATTCTCAACTTAAAAGGATGAGAAACACACGCAATGCTTCAAGATCaaatccaagaaacacaacacATCACATCACACAGTATGATCCAAGAACTCAGCATAGAGAgagtcagagagagagagagaagcaggcTGACCTCCGTTGAGCCAGAGCGTGAgcggcttggcggcggcgccctccgccgcctcggcgaAGTAGTAGAAGAGGCTCCTCCCGGCCTtctcgtcgacgtcgacgtgtCCGGCGAACTGCCTGAACCCGACGACGGGCTGCCCCGGCAGCCGCGCCACCAAATCCTCCTCCGGGAACCCCCACACACCACCACCAAGAAGAACGCAACctaccaccgccaccaccgccaccgtcgccgccattgtcgccggcgagcgagctCGCAGCAACTGAATTGCGCGCTTCCCGCAGCGGATGGagttggagaggaggagaagtggGTGGGTTCTTGAAGTTGAAGCTTGGGAAGAGATGAAGAACAGTGCTTGACTCTTGGGGACTTTATACTGGGGGCGTCTAGCCTTTTTGGATTGGGATGTGGGAAAAATAAtacttgaaaatattgttttttttaatccggATTATTAGCTCATAAGTTGTTGCGAGTTTAGGTTTGGATTTTCTGTTcgtttaatgttttttttgggaTCTCACTAACAGATAGAGTATTTAATTTGGTGTGAGGaaataattttgaattgaaaatattttgtggTGTGGTACAGTGAATGTAGACGAGGATGAAAATGGATGAGGAGATAACTAATGTACCtggacaattttttttccattattttTCTTATGCCAGATTTGCTAATTGTTCATAGCATGCTGTAAGTAATTCTCCTCGCACTTGGCATATTGTTAGTTCTGATTATTATGTCATGTTTGTGTTACTTGTCAATTTTAGGAGAGGTGtaaaacataataaaagaaATGCAAGGACCCTTCACTCCTATTCGAATATGGCTCATATGACATGATCATAATAATTTTTCAATTACATGAAAGACAAAGGagtgtttggctaatgggaaTGGAAAATAATTTTCCATCCACtaaaagacatctttaaatcctaactatTTATTCCTCCCccttccatttaatcctaactcTTCATTTATtttccaatcccaatcccacccctTATTTtctcattatccaaacacacccaaaGGCGATACTAACATCATTATACATAAACTCCACACTCACATATAGTACACAATTGTACCCTCTAACAGAAAGAATCATTTTAGTGAGACTAGGAATTTACAGCACCACTGGTAGGTGGACTCATGTACCTGGAACTGTCATTGTGCTAACCAGAATTTCCTCAAATATACTCACTATATTATTGCTTCTTTCTAAAATgctcaaatttttttattgacACCCATAGTTTTTGCTTTGAGAATTACCACTTTCTTGCTATTGACTTTCCATGTTcatgagaaaaggaaaaaaatggtatagtattttgccttttttggcATGAGGAAAACTGGTGAAGGCTCAAGTAGGACCTGAGATGAATAGGTAGCCGTTGGGAAGGGTAAATGGAGATAATGAGACATTTATTACAGGCATGCCATGGCAGCCATGCCAATATGCCATTGATTGACCTGGAACCCTTGCGTCAGGCATAGTACGGCGGTCGTCTAGCTCGTGAGCCATCAATACCACCGGATCTCCTGAAACTTGTTCGGATTATACACCTTTCTGCATATCTGTTTTTCATTATTGGGGTGATATCTTTTCTAAAGGAATTTATGTGGAATATCATTGGGTTTCCTCTATTTTGGGgtgcataattattttttcttaaatgtTGTGGTGTTGCACATTCTAATTTATATACATGGGCGGATCCGGCATAGAGGCGGCGGGGTTTCGAACCCTATTATTGGCGTGAAGACTATGAGAATCTCCATGAAGACctcactaaattttttttaccatatgtagATAGGAGAGGGGACTGTAACTCGATCTACTTTGCTCAGACCCTACTGTTATTtctttctggatccgccactgatttatatatatgtaataagtCAATTATCTGTCATTAGTACAGTACTTAAGAGATTGTCTACATGAACCTAGTCGCTTGTCACACATAAGAGGAGAGATGGAGAAGGCGACTGGTCATCATTTTCATAGCCGATAGTCCGACATTGTTAGAAAGATCtggtcatatatattttttctatgcgTCCAACTAGCAAAACCAATAATAATGTTACATTTTATGTTTTATTGACAGTTGACACTTACCCGATGACAAATAGTAGTAAATATCTCTCCTTTTAAGTGTGTGATGGTGAAATTTGGTTGCTTTGGTAGCTGACATCCATTACAGTCATCATTTCATTTATGCTGATTATAagcaaatattttttgaataaaacttttatatgtgctcttagtatttaaaaaacaaattctgGAAAATAAACCATGATAAAAGATAtctcaagttttaaaatttaaaatttggttgcAGCTTATAATGTGAagcgtactccctctgtcccataatataagtgattttggagAGATGTGATATTTCCTAAGACTACCAATCTGAACAGGAAAAGTATcgcatccctccaaaatcccttatattatgggactgaTGGAGTAAATGATATGTGTGCATGTTACATTTTGTTTGGTGCATAGATTAAACACCACCACACCATCTTACTATAATACGTTACAtatgaaaaattacaaaataatCACTCTTAACTAAATATATTGCACCATGAAGCTCTCATTTGTTCAATCATTTATAACATGTTCATGTGATATGCTACACATTAGTACATTACTATCCatgatactcccttcgttttatactataagtcgttttaattttttttaagtttgatcaaatttataaacaaatattgtaatatttcATACTATGCTATCTGCCATGATCTCTAACAATCTTACTCCTGTGATTCCTTATCATGGTATTGTACTAGAAATACTAAATGTCAATAAAGGTAAGTAGAAATTAAAAGGTTCATGAATTGAAAGGTTTGTTAATAATTTGTTTGAAGCAATCCTTGGGAGTATATATTCTGAACCACAAGGCAGTGCCCGTAGAAGATCCGGACGGAGTCAGGCCGAGCGTGTGGCTCTATGCAATCTTACTTGTCAGTATATGTGGAGTCTCAGAACAATTATGACACACAAATTCAGCTCAAAtatcagtatttttttaaatctgTTTTTCCTTAAATCAGTAAACTGCAGTATACtccgtattttttttaaaaaaaatacatcttcCTCATTGTAAGTTGAACTTGCGCATAATctgcatttttttagaaaagaactTTTATGCTGTAAAGATCACGTGCGAATACCAATCATAGAGCTCTTTTTGTCCCACGGGCCAGCTAGTATTATTGCATAAAggatttcagtttttttttgtttggtcagCTTGAGGACCATATTTTGCTATGTGGAGtttaagatttaaaaaaacGGTTTGGTAGTCAGCTTTTAAGAATACGGAGAAGTTAGTAATtttttggattctacaactacatttTAGCATAACCTGAGTAAAAAGTTAAATTATTTGGTGGAGCTTTGATTTAAAAGAAGCTATACCTGTCAAAACTCCCCAAATAAACCCTTCGTATGCTAGTGGAGTACtactgtagtagtactagtCGTCTCCAGCTCACTCGTCCATGATATAACATGGGCTCACTATTCACTAACATGATACTAGTAATGTAGCACATGCATATTTAAAAACATTATTAGTTTCACTCAATACAATTTAACTCCTCCGCTCGCGGAAAACTGACGTTGTATTGTTGAGTACAGCTATCACGATTTGACCACAAATTAGTACATTttgatgattatattttggctttgtttagattaaaaaatTTTGACCAAAAACGTTACGTCAAattgtttagacacatgcatgggaTATTAAATATGgagaaaaaaccaattgcacagtttgcatgtaaattgcgagacgaattttttaagcctaattacgcgatgatttgacaatgtgatgctacagtaaacatttactaataatagattaattaggtttaataaattcgtctcgcagtttacaggtggaatctgtaatttgttttgttattagtctatgtttaatactttaaacgtgcgtccgtatactttaaaaactttacacgcaaagaactaaacacaccctttgaTGATTGAAAGTTGTATGGTTGTATTTATGATGTTACACActttcataatataaaaaattttcaagtatTTGTAAATTTTCTAAGGAAAAAAGGCTAGGAGTGAAAGTTTGAACTTGAATAGTGCTAATATCAATTCAAGAACGGAGAAAGTCATAATTTTGTTCTTTTGAAGATAAAATATAATGTATATTTAATCCTATTTGTTAACATCTAAATACAATCCAGTTATACATAAAAATGAATAGAATTATTAATAATCTAACAGAAAGTATCCATAGTAGTAGTCCTCTCTCCGTTCCAATATACAAGAAATTTTGGGTGGCTATGACATATTTTAGTAGTATAAATCTGGATTCATAGTGTATTAAAATATGTTCCATCCCGCTAAAATACCGGGAGAGTAGTACAGTGGTTATGAGCAGATTTGGCTTTGCTTGTTCAGAACCAGACAAGGAGCAAAGCTTCTGCTCAGTGCAGGTTGCCAATGCTAACCATGATATTAGCAAAATGCagattaattagtactactaatATAATATCCCCAGGCGTGGGTACGTATGTCTGCACCTGATTAATTAGTCCAATGAGAGATGCTCTTTGGATTAGTGTTTGTAGCATATAGTGTCAGAATCTCATATGGTCCAGGTCCAGCCAAGTATATTtccaaaccaaaaaaataaaataaaataacatttgCTCCCTCGAGAAGAACGACAGGTTTGGATATAAAAACAGATcgtatactatgtatatatattaagcACTTGCATTAGTCATTGGTCATTAGGGCTAATTAATCGAGTTTTCCAATGCAATGAGCTGTAGGAAAATGAGAGACATGACAACCTTGTACCTAGGAAACTCCTATGGCAGAAATGACTAGCATTGACATGAAGCTTGGAAGTACCCCAtcaagaaacaaaaaacaactttattttatttttgagatgCTGGTGGTGACATGGCAGAATTTGTATATACCTCGCGGTGTGTGTTCATGTGCCCTCAGATTTCCAATAGACGCTTGAGATCAGTGAGGACGGTACAATAGAAAATCCCTTTTATATTTTCAGAATGGATATAATAATTTTCTActacttccatcccaaaatCCTCCCAATATACATTTGCCTGAGTCCTGAGATGATAAtggtatattttaggacaagaaatttgtactacctccgtccgaAAATTCCCCCGATATTTTCGTCTGCATGACTTATCCaccaaaaaaatatgtgcaacaCAAATGGATGGTTTCCAAAAATATTTACAAGGCCACAACTTGGATTGATTAGCTTACTAATGTGAATTTTTCTTTGCAGTTTGTGTCAGTACGCAGTAACAtaggtctggtttagttcccaactttttcttcaaacttccaactttttcatcacatcaaaactttcatacacacataaacttccaactttttcgtcacatcgttacaatttcaatcaaacttcaaattttgacgtgaactaacaCACCCATAGTATCTAGATGGGCTGCTTAGATTGATCAACTATTCAGCCAGTAAATTACACACATCAACAGAACAACAACTGACAGAAGCATGAAACAGAAATGAATCGAAGTCCATGTAGACACCAGATTGATTTGGCTATGCTAAAGGTGTTTATGACAAGAATAAACAATATCTGAATAGTTGGGTGTGTTGATTTGGCTATCTGGATCAGCTCACAGGGCACACATACTGTACTGatccatgaaaagaaaaaacaatgttCCACAGAATTTCAACAATTCAGAGAAGATATTATGAGTTTTGGTATCTCTGCTGCTAATTTGCAATCTATATCAAGTAAAGCAACAATGGTATAATATCTGAACCCACTGTAATGGTATTATCTGCGAGGGGGGATACTCCATACTTAAAATCTGGATACAAACATTGATTTCATATACATCATATAACCCACACTAAATATTCTGACAGGTGATGTAAATCCCACCCAGCATTTCCAGACAATGCATTACTATAGTATCGAATCGTTCAAATATGCTATTTCTTTTGAAGGAAATGAATCATCTGAGACTCTATACGGCTAAACAGGTGCTGAATTTTGACGGAACCCTGTCGAAAAAAAGGGGATTTCAGCTTATCAATAGCCTGGATCAACAAAAGATCTGGATAGCACTATGTTGTGACACTGAAGATGCTTTATGTTGGAGAAATAGCCATCTTCCTCTTGACGGCATGAACTATATGACAAACAAATTCTTGACAGTCTTCATACTTCCTCAGATTGTGCCACCAGGAAGATGAACCAGTAATTTGCTGTTGTATTCTGTTACATATACAAGAGAAAAACTTGATAAGAAAGACAAGAGACAAAAGCAAAATAGAAGAGGCAATGATTTCATAACAGCCATTACATACCTAATAACTACATATAGCTGGTGAAATATTGCCATCCACCATGCTCACCTATTCTGCAATTTCATTTTCTCTGTTCCTGTAgaagcaaaaaggaaaaaacaataaGACCACAATTTAATTATAACATACaggaaattaaaaatatatacagaaAAAGAACATACTCTCGGAATGAATGAACACCCTTGCGGAAGTTCTCCCATTCTTCTGGATCATCAAACTAATTCATAGAGAAAACATATTAGCATAGCTTTTGTAAGGTGCAAAAGGAAAACAGGGTAAGGGTGGAAATGTGTGACACACCAGCTGGCTGAAATCTTCTCCCAGTGCTTTGTTCTGAAGAAAACAGTAGATAAAGTAAAGAACATATATACCACATTCATCCCCATTCTGCTGTGGCACCTGAAAAGTATTTAAGTTTCGTGATAAGAAATTCACACAAGAAGAACATGATGCAGAAACTGAAACGGTGCACTTTGAGATGTTAAAACCATACCTCAGGAAACTCAAGACAGATTTTGTTAATGAATTGCTCATTCTCTTCCCGCTCTTCAGTTTTAAAAATATCAGCAATAAATCTGGTACACCagcaaaaaaaaggaagaatcAAATTTAACTAAGAGACTCTAGTACACAAGTTAGTCGCTAATCTTCTATCAGAAGTTGAGTTGTATGATTAAAGTCCCTGTGAAAACAAACTACTAAGGCCTCAAAAGGGCACAAGCAAGAGGCAGAAGTTTGAGGTGGCTATGCTGAGCAGCATAAACTGATTATGGGCCTGTGCCAACAAGCATCCTAATTACCGAAAAAATGTCCAAGTGTAAAAAACTTATATTGGGTCTAATGTTGGATATATCGAAGTTGAAAAAACATATCCATTGTGGTCCAAAAACATATCCACCTGGAACAGTCCAGCGAGTTGAAAAAAACATATCCACCTGCTGGGCTGTTCCAATTTCCAAAAGTATATTGTTGCATTCCCATACAGAACAAAAAGAACAGTTTGTTTTAAACATTTCGAATTGCTTGTAGCAATATAGATCTATATGTATTATCAAAGAGATCCTTTTTACAACTCTTTTCAAGGCAAGATATTGAAGGGGGAAAGGATCAGACCTTTTGATATTCGATCGCAACCTTGTCGGATTTGTCGTTTTAAGTGAATCCAGCAGCAGCATGCGTGGTCCTTTGTCAGTACCCAGGTAGTCTGTCTCACCAAAGTTGCATAAGACCAGGAGGTTCCAGTGTCCCCTATAGTTAAGAAAGTGGaaatttgaatatatttgatAATGCAATTAATAAATCATAGGGTAGTAGTGAAGCAACCTACCAGATAACAATAGGAACAAAAACATATTGTCTTGAAAATACTTTCTTAGCCTTAATCCATTTAAGGACATTAGATTTATTATGTCCGCTGGTGTACATGTGAAACCACAATGAGTCAAAGTATGCATAAGCACTCCTCTTTTCTTCATCTATGTCCTTCCAAAGACCCCTATTCACAAAGTTATTAAGTAAATAAGAAGGGAAACTAATGCACACAtgcaagagagagagataaagagagaCAGGACATACTCCAGGTATAATTCAAAAATCTCAGTATCCAATTTGTCTTTATTCTTTTTGTCTCTGTTGCTTGATGCAGTGCGAAGCGTCCTTCTATTTGGGTTTAGGGCATCAAGACTGGAAGGCAATGCACTTTGCGAAGCGTTCCTCGCTGCTGGCTTGATGGTTCTTCGAGGACGCTTGTTTTTGCACTCTGTATAACAAACATAAAATGAAAAATAGGACTATAGACCTCAAGATATGAAGACATACTCCAAAATTCCAGTAGCCTGGTTCACATCATGGTACTAAGATTCCAACATTCAAACATAATGTTGGCTTTATGTAGCTATTCCTTTTTGTAATTATCACTATTCACTAGATCATAGGTAAATACTACTGGGAGGATGGCCACTGCCAGGTGGCACCGCTTGTATGGGATGAGAAGCAGACTATAGCTGGGACATTTTTACTGCAATGCTTATCATTTATCATATTTCTAACCATCCAGGCCACCAATAAATAATTACTACCATGTTCTGATGCATGATAACACTTGTCCAGGCTATGGCACTGTTATATCGTGTTGCTCATACcgcaaaaacaacaaatttcataacagaagaaaaacaatatgaaTACTCTAGCATGGACAGAATGGAACAGGAATAGTGAACTGAACTATAGAGATAAGCATAATGAGGTTGCGACCTGCTTTTCCGAGCTGCAAACATTTATCCTAGCAACAACACAAATTCTTAGTAGAAGAACCACGATAGAGTTGTACCTAACAATCCGATCCTCCTAATCAAGATGCACATGGAACTCTTTTCAGTTACAACTTCCAATGTAGATGGAATAACATCCTATAACTTGATCCTCCAAATGACCAAATCCTATAACCAGCACAAACACCTAATACCTAAATCCGTAACCTATCAGAATAACTCTGTTTTAGCAAAAACATATAACTTAATAGTTTAGTCACCATGCTAGAATATGTGAACAAATCTAAACAAACATTATACTTTATAAATGATATCCAGAATGAAATCCTTCAAATTAGCACTGAGGCAACACATGTTAACAAACTATAGTCCTCCAGGTCCAGGTCTTAGTTTGACAAAGTTGGCACTAAATTCTGTACAGAGCTACCAATAAACCAGAGCAACTAAAGTTCTATTGCTTGCCACACATGGATAAATAAATACCATGAGCTACAGAAATAGAAGGAAGTGAATAATAAACAGTGATTAGGTGTTGCAAATAACAGACAGTAAAATATGACACCTCCACCTAATTCTTGAATGATATGCAGCCTTTTTAATGTCTATGCTGTTTaacttttattaaaatttaCAGCATACACACAGTTATATATACAAGGTATATACCAACTATAGGTGATATACGCATTAAATCAACAACACAGTGTGGGCGCACTAAAAGGTTACCCAAACAAGCACCAGATAGCAAAATCAAGCCATGTAACATGTAATCAACATTACCCGGCAAAACAATCAACCATATTACATCATCAACAGCACATTAGCTACCCAACGATGCAATGGATCCATGGAACTGTTCTAAAAGCTCCCGCATAAGAATATGCAGCCTGAGTGACCCTTCTCGCCTTTAGTTTAGAGCCAGTTACAAATCCTAAAGATCTAGGGCCTATAATAAACAAATGATATGATAAAGTG
The nucleotide sequence above comes from Oryza glaberrima chromosome 11, OglaRS2, whole genome shotgun sequence. Encoded proteins:
- the LOC127755371 gene encoding serine carboxypeptidase-like 42, with protein sequence MAATVAVVAVVGCVLLGGGVWGFPEEDLVARLPGQPVVGFRQFAGHVDVDEKAGRSLFYYFAEAAEGAAAKPLTLWLNGGPGCSSVGGGAFTELGPFYPRGDGRGLRLNKKSWNKVSNLLFVESPAGVGWSYSNTSSDYNTGDARTANDMYKFLLGWYKKFPEYRSRALLLSGESYAGHYIPQLTDVLLTHNEKSNGFKFNIKGVAIGNPLLKLDRDVPATYEYFWSHGMISDEIFLSISHSCDFEDYTFSNPHNESKSCNDAIAEANSIVGDYVNNYDVILDVCYPSIVMQELRLRKYVTKMSVGVDVCMTYERYFYFNLPEVQQALHANRTHLPYGWSMCSDVLNYSNKDGNINILPLLQRIVEHKIPVWVFSGDQDSVVPLLGSRTLVRELAHDMGLHVTVPYSSWFRRGQVGGWVTEYGNILTFATVRGASHMVPFAQPDRALGLFQSFALGRRLPNTTHPPIN
- the LOC127753864 gene encoding probable ubiquitin-like-specific protease 2B, producing MAPRRRTRSSGCDQVTVVDLVDSDEECKNKRPRRTIKPAARNASQSALPSSLDALNPNRRTLRTASSNRDKKNKDKLDTEIFELYLEGLWKDIDEEKRSAYAYFDSLWFHMYTSGHNKSNVLKWIKAKKVFSRQYVFVPIVIWGHWNLLVLCNFGETDYLGTDKGPRMLLLDSLKTTNPTRLRSNIKRFIADIFKTEEREENEQFINKICLEFPEVPQQNGDECGIYVLYFIYCFLQNKALGEDFSQLFDDPEEWENFRKGVHSFRENRENEIAE